The Acinetobacter shaoyimingii DNA segment TCTATGGGACAATTTACCTATAAAAAAATCATAACGATTAGTTCCTTAGTTTTAAGTACATTTGTATTATTGGTATTTTTTGGAAATCTTGAAGTAGATGTAGATCATCCATTATATCGAATTGTTTATCGTATTAATTCAATTAATTCAATGATTGTCAATGGTATGAATTCTGATGAATCAGTTTCAGATCGAAGTTCATTTTATTTATATTTTATTCAACATATTGAAGATATTGGAATTGGAAGTGTTTCAATAGGAAATTATTTTAAGTTTGCGAATCATAGTTTTAATTTTTCGCCATTATTTTTTATCAATCCGCATTCATTTATTGTAGAAATTGCTTATTGGATGGGTTGGATTGGACTTATTATTTATCTTGTGCTGTATTCAATAATGGTGATGAAGTCTAGAGTTAATTTATTATTTATATTGGTGAGCTTTTCAACATTATTTGTGTCTTCATCACTGATGGGAAATATGGTTTACTTTTTATTGGTCGCTATGGCGAGTTGGATTTGTTATCTCAGTGTTAATCAGACTTCAAAGTTGGATTCTAAAATATGATGAGTAAGTATGTATCGATTGGGATACCATTTTATAATGCTGAAAAGTTTTTTTCTGATGCGATTCAGTCGGTACTTTATCAGACTTATCAAAATTGGGAACTTATTTTAATCGATGATGGTTCTACTGATAAATCATTAGAAATTGCCAATCGTTTTGCGGAAAAAGATTCAAGAATTCGCGTTATTAGTGATGGTCAGAATCGAAAGCTTCCTGCACGTTTGAACCAATTGATTGAGTTATCTCAATATGATTATATTGCTCGAATGGATGCAGATGACCTGATGCATCCAGAGCGCTTAGAGCAACAAATACGTTATATGTCTGAACATGATATCGATGTACTTGGCACATCATATTATACAATTGACAAAAACAATCAGGTTGTAGATAAGCGCATCTTTGATATTCAGTCATTTACTAAAAAAGATTTCTTTAATGGCAATTACTACATCTGTCATCCCTCTATTTTGGCAAAGAAAGCGTGGTATTTGAAAAACAAATACAATGAAAATGCAGATCGCGCAGAGGATTATGAGTTGTGGTTGAGATCGGTATTAAACAATGACTTTAATACTCATATTTTGCCGACGCCGCTGATGTTTTATCGTGAAGATGGTAGTATTAGTAAAACTAAGTTAGTCAATTCTTATAAAACAACTTTAGCTATATTTCATTTACATAAGAAGAAATTTACTGCTAGCGAATACTTTTATGTCTACTTACGTAATATGACTAAAATTTTTTTAGTGAGTCATTTGTATAGTGATGCTTTTGAAAAATATTTATTAAAAAGAAGATCAACAACCAATTCTTTAGATCAATCTGATAAAGAAGATTTAAATCAAAAAATTTCTAAATGGCTCTCTCATTAGGATCAAACATTTAGAAATTTTGGAACTTATTTTATGAAAAAAATCGTGCTGATTGGCACTACCGGTTCGAGTTTTTATGGCTTCCGTGCTGACCTCATCAAGTTGTTGGTCGCCGAAGGTCATGAAGTTTATGCTTTTACTTCCGAGTATACCGATACTTGTTTAACTAAAATTAAACAAGTAGGTGCTATACCTGTGACTTATGAATTGAGTCGCGGTGGATTGAATCCTCTTGCAGACTTAAAATCTCTTTACCAATTGATAAATAAAATCAAACAGATTCAACCCAATATTGTGTTTTCATATTTTGCAAAACCAGTAATCTATGGATCGATTGCCGCTAAAATGGCAAAAGTACCGCGAATTATTGGGATGTTGGAAGGTTTGGGTTATACATTTACAGATCAACCTGAAGGTCAAAATTCCAAAACAAAATTGGTAAAAAGCATACAAACTTTCCTCTATA contains these protein-coding regions:
- a CDS encoding glycosyltransferase family 2 protein, whose translation is MMSKYVSIGIPFYNAEKFFSDAIQSVLYQTYQNWELILIDDGSTDKSLEIANRFAEKDSRIRVISDGQNRKLPARLNQLIELSQYDYIARMDADDLMHPERLEQQIRYMSEHDIDVLGTSYYTIDKNNQVVDKRIFDIQSFTKKDFFNGNYYICHPSILAKKAWYLKNKYNENADRAEDYELWLRSVLNNDFNTHILPTPLMFYREDGSISKTKLVNSYKTTLAIFHLHKKKFTASEYFYVYLRNMTKIFLVSHLYSDAFEKYLLKRRSTTNSLDQSDKEDLNQKISKWLSH